CAAAGAGATCCTGAAGGACAAGGCCCCCATGGGTTACGGCGTCACGGATACGAAGAAGCTCGAAGAAATACGCACGGCAATCATGAAGCGGCCGGGCTGGGACAAGCTGGAGGCGGTCAAGCGAGGACGTGTCTATCTGATCTCTACCGAACTAAGCGGCTCGCCGCGCGACATAGTCCTGCTCTGCTATTACGCCAAGTGGTTCTACCCCGAATTGCTTGCCGATTTGGAGCCGCAAGCCGTTTGCCGAGAGCTCTTGACCAAGTTCTACGGACTGGAACCCAAAGGGGTCTGGGTCTATCCGGAAAAGTGATGAGGGGCGGGCTATGAGTATCCTGGCGGAGCTCGAAGGGTTTTTGGAAAAGGACATAACGGCCATCAAGTCGGTTTACTCGCGGCATACCGGCCGCAAGGCTTTCTTCCTGCTCTCTCTGGTTGGTGTGCTTCTACTAGGGGTGCTTTTTTCGGTGGCCGTGGGAGCCGCCGGGATAAGCATCCGGGACGTGCTGGGAGCCATTCTCTCTCACGTCGGGCTTAAGGTTTTTCCGACGAATGACCTGACCGAGACGGTGGTCTGGCAGCTCCGCCTTCCCCGTATCCTTTTGGCGGTCTTGACCGGGATAAGCTTGGCCGGGGCGGGAGCGGTGATGCAGGGGGTGCTGCGCAACCCTCTGGTTTCTCCTTACACCTTAGGGCTTTCCAGCGGAGCGGCCTTCGGGGCGGCACTGGCCATCGTTTTGGGCACTGGAATTCTGGGCAGCAGTTACCTCGTTCTTTCTAAGTGGTTGATCGTCGGCAACGCCTTCATGTTTGGAGCGCTGACCATGGTTTTGGCTTACCTCTTGGCCACTTTCAAAGGCCTGGCCCCGGAGGTCCTGGTCCTGGGAGGGGTGGCTATTGGCTACCTCTTCCAGGCAGGAGTATCGCTCTTAAAATATATATCCAACCACGAAGCCTTGCGAGAGCTAGTGGTCTGGTTGATGGGCGGATTCTGGGGAGCCAGCTGGGAGGCGGTGACTATTCTTTTCCCCATAGTCCTGCTGGGCATCGGGGGCTTGATCTACTTTGCCTGGGACTTGAACGTGCTGGGTGCGGGAGAAGAAGTAGCAGCCAATTTAGGGGTCAAGATCAGGCGGGTGCGCCTTCTGACCCTGGGCTTCGCCACTTTGGTGGCTTCGGCGGCGGTGGCCTTCACCGGGATCATCGGCTTCATCGGGCTGGTCTCGCCCCACATCTGCCGCATGGTCATCGGCAGCGACAACCGCTTTCTGCTTCCGGCCTCTTGTCTCATGGGAGCAGTGCTGCTCCTCCTTTCGGATACCCTGGCCCGGACCATCATAGCGCCCACCGAACTGCCGGTAGGGATCATCACCGCCTTCATGGGTTCTCCCTTCTTCATCTACTTGCTGATTAAGAAAAGACGCCAGTGGTGGGGGTGAAAGGTAAGGATGCTGGAAAGCAAGCATTTGGTGGCGAAGGTTGCTTTAGGAGTCTTTTTGCTAGCCCTTCTGGTGGCAGGGTGCGGGTCTGGTACCAAAACCAAAGGGGCGGGTCCCCAGAAGATACCGGTAAAGGAGTGCCTGGTCACTGCCAGCGGGCAGGTGGAGGAGCGTGAGGTTTTGGTTCCTTCTCCACCCAACCGGGTAGTGGTTTTGGGGGGTGGTTATGTGGCAGAAATTCTCCAAGCTCTTGGTGTTCAGGATAAGGTGGTGGCGGTTGACGAGCACACCAAGACCAAGGTAGCCTGGCCGGACTACGTAGCTAAACTGCCTAGTGTGGGACCCTCCAACACTCCCAATGTGGAGGAGATCTTGGCCCTAAAGCCAGATCTGGTGGTTGAGGAGTTCCTGGAGCCCAAGGTGAAGGAGCAGCTTCAGGCAGCGGGGATACCTACGTTGAAGATTTACGGCTACAAGACGGAACTTTTGGGGGACGAGATCAGGACGCTGGGGAAAGTTTTTGAAGCTGAAAAGCGAGCTGAGGAGTATGCCAGCTTTATCGAGCAGCAGTGGAATGAGGTTAAGCGGCACGTGGCCGGGT
The window above is part of the Clostridia bacterium genome. Proteins encoded here:
- a CDS encoding iron ABC transporter permease, with protein sequence MSILAELEGFLEKDITAIKSVYSRHTGRKAFFLLSLVGVLLLGVLFSVAVGAAGISIRDVLGAILSHVGLKVFPTNDLTETVVWQLRLPRILLAVLTGISLAGAGAVMQGVLRNPLVSPYTLGLSSGAAFGAALAIVLGTGILGSSYLVLSKWLIVGNAFMFGALTMVLAYLLATFKGLAPEVLVLGGVAIGYLFQAGVSLLKYISNHEALRELVVWLMGGFWGASWEAVTILFPIVLLGIGGLIYFAWDLNVLGAGEEVAANLGVKIRRVRLLTLGFATLVASAAVAFTGIIGFIGLVSPHICRMVIGSDNRFLLPASCLMGAVLLLLSDTLARTIIAPTELPVGIITAFMGSPFFIYLLIKKRRQWWG
- a CDS encoding ABC transporter substrate-binding protein, which produces MLESKHLVAKVALGVFLLALLVAGCGSGTKTKGAGPQKIPVKECLVTASGQVEEREVLVPSPPNRVVVLGGGYVAEILQALGVQDKVVAVDEHTKTKVAWPDYVAKLPSVGPSNTPNVEEILALKPDLVVEEFLEPKVKEQLQAAGIPTLKIYGYKTELLGDEIRTLGKVFEAEKRAEEYASFIEQQWNEVKRHVAGLPDVQKPKVYWESSLGNWKTNGKGSGAHPLIEWAGGVNVAAELGTSYPTVTPEWVAAKNPDVIIKYAGAPAMGWKGDNKKLEEIRQEIMNRPALKNTNAVKNGRIYLISDKITCAPRGAAGIYYLAKWLHPELFKDVDPEAVYRDMLERLYGEELKGIWVYPQK